In Lacrimispora indolis DSM 755, a genomic segment contains:
- a CDS encoding ABC transporter substrate-binding protein has protein sequence MKRRIAFLMSAVLLVSSLTGCGGNAGGSAGSTSAAQQNSEAKETSEEGQTKGSLSGKTLRVGTMPVTIGVPVQYAYDKGYFDEAGLDVEIVLFATGAPVNEAMAAGEIDVAVSGMASVYALATGLYTYIGDGSITLDGEAIYARSNSDIVKEEGVIPGTKGSAETVRGKSILGPLATTAHFMAIKYAESFGLTSDDFTMMSMEYAQAYQAFIMGDGDLLATKPPYTSQLENEGYVRVCGISEAMGSPMVNAIYTQNSIFEDRQEDLKLFLDCYYRACEELNQDKDLRKDYSMKWYEENGITFSEGDMEDEIETKIYHTLKTLDTEEYPFGFTMMSIGEFFMEQGMIDKENLPNIKACMNDSVIKELKAESGK, from the coding sequence ATGAAGAGAAGAATTGCGTTTTTAATGAGTGCTGTATTGCTTGTTTCTTCATTGACAGGGTGTGGAGGAAATGCAGGAGGTTCAGCTGGTAGTACGTCTGCGGCTCAGCAGAATTCTGAAGCAAAAGAGACATCGGAGGAAGGACAAACAAAAGGAAGTTTATCGGGAAAAACACTCAGAGTCGGCACGATGCCAGTAACCATAGGGGTCCCTGTACAGTATGCTTATGATAAGGGGTATTTTGATGAAGCTGGATTGGATGTGGAAATTGTACTGTTCGCAACGGGAGCTCCTGTAAATGAGGCTATGGCAGCAGGAGAAATTGATGTGGCGGTCAGTGGAATGGCTTCCGTCTATGCGCTGGCTACCGGGCTGTATACCTATATAGGGGACGGGAGTATAACTCTGGATGGCGAAGCAATTTATGCACGCAGTAATAGTGATATTGTTAAGGAGGAAGGTGTGATTCCGGGTACCAAGGGAAGTGCAGAAACCGTCAGAGGAAAATCGATTTTAGGACCTCTTGCTACCACTGCTCATTTTATGGCAATCAAATATGCGGAATCTTTCGGTCTTACATCAGATGATTTTACAATGATGTCAATGGAATATGCACAGGCTTATCAGGCATTTATCATGGGGGACGGGGATCTCCTGGCAACCAAACCCCCATATACCTCCCAGTTGGAAAACGAAGGATATGTGAGAGTGTGCGGCATTTCGGAGGCAATGGGGAGCCCCATGGTCAATGCTATTTATACCCAAAATTCAATTTTTGAGGACAGACAGGAGGATTTAAAATTATTTTTAGACTGTTATTACAGAGCATGTGAAGAACTGAATCAAGATAAAGATCTCCGAAAGGATTATTCCATGAAGTGGTATGAAGAGAATGGTATTACATTTAGTGAGGGAGATATGGAAGATGAGATCGAAACTAAAATATATCATACGTTAAAGACGCTTGATACGGAGGAATATCCATTTGGATTTACAATGATGAGCATAGGTGAATTCTTTATGGA
- a CDS encoding MurR/RpiR family transcriptional regulator: MVSCTKNIIDNYNKLSYSEKLFADYVLVNKAKVIYMSITELAEATNIAASTVIAATKKLGYSGLKNFKISLASEQTNPTEHMTIPVTQNNDMNTLTNVVNSNISALKEILNTLPYSLIEQATDLILKADTIHIYGIGTSAILAREAYDFLFRLCLKCVLYDDPYYHHMSISMQKENDISLIVSQSGVNRDVLLIADKIHSNKHKIIGISNYMGTPFSKYCNILLAALPNISNIHDNHFSFRLPIMCIIETIYYSLSQAMGERYKSAFDLNRTIINETSVSPPKK, encoded by the coding sequence ATGGTAAGCTGCACGAAGAATATAATTGATAATTATAATAAGCTCAGTTACAGCGAAAAGTTGTTTGCTGATTATGTATTAGTTAACAAAGCAAAGGTCATCTATATGTCCATCACTGAACTGGCTGAAGCTACAAATATTGCTGCCTCTACAGTGATTGCTGCAACAAAAAAGCTGGGCTACAGCGGTCTGAAGAACTTTAAAATATCCCTTGCCTCCGAACAGACAAACCCTACTGAACATATGACAATACCTGTCACCCAGAATAACGACATGAATACACTAACAAATGTTGTTAATTCCAATATTTCTGCTTTAAAAGAAATTTTAAATACTCTGCCCTATTCCTTAATTGAACAGGCTACCGATTTGATCTTAAAGGCTGACACCATTCATATTTATGGAATCGGTACTTCCGCCATACTTGCGCGCGAGGCCTATGATTTTCTATTCCGCCTTTGTTTAAAATGCGTTTTATATGATGATCCATATTATCACCATATGTCAATTTCCATGCAGAAAGAAAATGACATATCATTAATTGTCTCACAGTCAGGTGTTAACCGGGATGTACTGCTTATTGCCGATAAAATACACAGCAATAAACACAAAATAATTGGTATATCCAATTACATGGGCACTCCTTTTTCAAAATACTGCAATATCTTATTAGCCGCACTTCCAAATATATCCAACATTCATGATAACCACTTTTCTTTCAGGCTGCCGATCATGTGCATTATCGAGACGATATACTACTCTTTATCACAAGCTATGGGGGAACGTTATAAATCAGCTTTTGATCTGAACAGAACGATTATTAATGAGACTTCCGTGTCTCCTCCTAAAAAATAA
- a CDS encoding cupin domain-containing protein: MVLKYEDIIPTNPEPGITRRILARGGSMMGVEASFKKGAVGSVHKHPHEQVSYIVSGSFQYEADGITYMLKAGDSYYVEPDVPHGATALEDSVILDIFTPQREDFVVVE; this comes from the coding sequence ATGGTTTTAAAATATGAAGATATCATTCCTACGAACCCGGAGCCGGGGATTACCAGACGCATTCTTGCAAGAGGCGGAAGCATGATGGGGGTAGAAGCTTCATTTAAAAAGGGAGCTGTCGGAAGCGTACATAAACATCCTCATGAGCAGGTCAGCTATATTGTATCCGGTTCATTTCAGTATGAAGCCGATGGTATAACATATATGCTGAAGGCTGGTGACAGCTATTATGTGGAACCGGATGTGCCGCATGGTGCAACTGCACTGGAAGATTCTGTGATCCTGGATATCTTTACACCCCAACGGGAGGATTTTGTTGTGGTGGAATAA
- a CDS encoding SDR family NAD(P)-dependent oxidoreductase gives MRAVITGGTSGIGLSAAMELGKAGYDIIITGISHEDAEAAQETLKKQGINSEFIYADSMKEEDVNHCFEKIVQKYDSLDVLVNNVGGLGGRQRFEEMETSFMRKVMALNFDSAFFASRAAIPLLKKGNNPSIINYSTIAVTSGGGPGAGIYAAGKAAIEGLTRALAKDLAEYGIRVNAVSPGTIDTAFHSATKREILESWKEGILMKRLGEPSEVATVIGFLVSEKASFITGEVIQINGGQVFI, from the coding sequence ATGAGAGCAGTCATCACAGGAGGAACAAGCGGAATCGGCTTAAGTGCTGCAATGGAGCTGGGGAAGGCCGGTTATGATATTATTATCACCGGAATCAGCCATGAGGACGCAGAAGCAGCACAGGAGACGTTAAAAAAGCAAGGGATAAACAGCGAATTCATTTATGCAGATTCCATGAAGGAGGAAGACGTCAATCATTGCTTTGAAAAAATTGTCCAGAAATATGATTCCCTGGATGTGTTAGTGAATAACGTGGGAGGTCTTGGGGGAAGACAGCGTTTTGAAGAAATGGAGACTTCTTTCATGAGAAAGGTCATGGCACTTAACTTTGACAGCGCATTTTTTGCAAGCCGTGCAGCTATTCCGCTGCTGAAAAAGGGGAATAACCCCTCCATTATCAACTATAGTACCATTGCGGTTACCTCCGGCGGAGGACCCGGTGCAGGAATCTATGCGGCAGGTAAGGCTGCCATTGAAGGGCTGACACGGGCGCTTGCAAAGGACCTTGCGGAATATGGAATCCGCGTAAATGCCGTATCACCGGGAACTATTGACACGGCATTCCATTCTGCTACAAAGCGTGAGATATTAGAGTCCTGGAAGGAAGGAATTCTTATGAAGAGGCTTGGAGAACCATCGGAGGTGGCAACAGTGATCGGATTCCTGGTTTCTGAAAAGGCTTCTTTTATTACGGGAGAGGTTATTCAGATCAACGGCGGTCAGGTATTCATCTGA
- a CDS encoding heparinase II/III domain-containing protein produces the protein MKYVNDRFYELMNAEGWNQELIQEMKKEVDEFLPCFSDSPDRLSRWGHYYFCDDDGGRLIFDLNSPGRHRCEVCGKVFESEILDGVWVYFYRNKAVIMALVSAVIYKATREKKYFDYSVSVMEFYAGHYKKFPLHNKENLMGDSYDTMPWGCGKIMPQGLNESIVAIRFAQIIEILRDELSPEFLHLVYNNMFREMYALLAPQATRIHNISCWNLSAIGVMGLAFQDQEMIDFAFTSEFNIRKQLETGVTKDCFWYEGSIHYNFFLLEGITYLFLFSKVYGYNFGKSGTEVLQNMFVQAYNYAFDNQFLPNPNDGWPNLNLRTFSYIYHTAARAMGEDSPIGNLVKNIEASDSVRTALPLSEPYYCSNSVCLEQLLFNIDFDYQKFIPVKQRSHNFPESNFVILRNAGWNAFMKYGLNGKSHAHPDIMNVELMYGNHRISRDLSNAGYRARLCNEWHRKTLSHNTVCWNGTDITSVSPGECLYYDENKVTAAVKDVYEGMNYTRTIQITEDSFIDDFWVESGKEGIFDYVFHLESALNLEYDLDLEDASLGFEKNGYQHILETKRVRTREDHVVLHASVEEVMWSIWIDLTGNHELYLLKTMDNPVNQRRNTILLRNRGVSPHYHLKIEAETKQ, from the coding sequence ATGAAGTATGTAAATGACAGGTTTTATGAGCTGATGAATGCAGAGGGCTGGAATCAGGAGCTGATACAGGAAATGAAAAAAGAGGTTGATGAATTTCTCCCCTGTTTTTCTGACTCTCCGGACCGGTTAAGCCGGTGGGGTCACTACTATTTCTGTGACGATGACGGAGGCAGGCTGATCTTTGATTTAAACTCGCCCGGCAGACATCGGTGTGAAGTGTGCGGCAAAGTGTTTGAAAGTGAGATTTTGGACGGCGTATGGGTTTATTTTTACCGGAATAAAGCAGTGATCATGGCACTGGTATCTGCGGTCATTTATAAAGCCACAAGGGAAAAGAAATACTTTGATTATTCCGTGTCAGTGATGGAATTTTACGCCGGACATTATAAGAAGTTTCCCTTACATAATAAAGAAAACTTAATGGGAGATTCCTATGATACCATGCCGTGGGGCTGCGGCAAAATAATGCCCCAGGGGTTAAATGAATCCATTGTTGCCATACGTTTTGCTCAGATCATTGAAATTTTAAGAGATGAATTAAGCCCGGAATTTCTGCACCTGGTATATAACAATATGTTTCGGGAAATGTATGCCCTGCTGGCTCCTCAGGCAACAAGGATCCACAATATCAGCTGCTGGAATCTATCGGCCATCGGCGTCATGGGGCTGGCATTCCAGGATCAGGAGATGATTGATTTCGCATTCACCAGTGAGTTTAATATCAGAAAACAGCTGGAAACAGGAGTGACCAAGGATTGTTTCTGGTATGAGGGATCGATTCACTATAACTTCTTTTTGCTGGAGGGAATTACTTATCTTTTCCTGTTCAGTAAAGTTTACGGCTATAATTTTGGAAAATCAGGGACTGAAGTTTTGCAGAATATGTTTGTACAGGCATATAATTATGCATTTGACAATCAATTCCTGCCCAATCCCAACGATGGCTGGCCCAATCTGAATTTGCGCACATTCAGTTATATCTATCACACGGCTGCCAGGGCAATGGGAGAAGACAGTCCCATCGGCAATCTGGTGAAGAACATAGAAGCATCTGATTCCGTTCGTACGGCCCTGCCTTTGTCAGAGCCCTATTATTGCAGCAACAGCGTCTGCCTGGAACAGCTGCTGTTTAACATTGACTTTGATTATCAGAAATTCATTCCGGTGAAACAGCGTTCACACAACTTTCCTGAATCCAATTTTGTGATTTTGAGAAATGCCGGCTGGAATGCGTTTATGAAATATGGACTCAATGGGAAATCCCATGCCCACCCGGATATTATGAATGTGGAACTGATGTATGGGAATCACAGAATATCCAGGGATTTATCCAATGCGGGATACCGTGCCCGCCTGTGCAATGAATGGCACAGGAAAACCCTATCTCATAATACCGTTTGCTGGAATGGAACGGACATCACCTCAGTAAGTCCGGGAGAATGCCTGTATTATGATGAAAATAAGGTTACTGCAGCGGTTAAAGATGTTTATGAAGGTATGAACTATACCAGGACAATACAGATTACAGAGGATTCCTTTATTGATGATTTTTGGGTGGAAAGCGGAAAGGAAGGAATTTTCGATTATGTGTTCCATCTGGAATCCGCCCTTAACCTGGAGTATGATCTGGATCTGGAAGATGCATCCCTGGGGTTTGAGAAAAATGGATATCAGCATATTCTTGAAACGAAAAGAGTGAGAACAAGAGAGGATCATGTTGTTTTGCATGCCAGTGTGGAAGAAGTCATGTGGAGCATATGGATCGATTTGACCGGAAACCACGAATTATATTTATTAAAGACAATGGATAATCCGGTGAATCAAAGGAGAAATACGATTTTACTTAGGAATAGAGGAGTCTCCCCCCATTATCATCTGAAAATAGAGGCGGAGACAAAACAATAA
- a CDS encoding DUF4962 domain-containing protein has translation MSSLVFIGDLRPYKEQAKGVRKKQYERLLLQADRYESYQLPAQHPKESTTYMGIAIMNLALAYRLSGEDKYLFEAKRFIGAVLSYEQWGNAHLVNVDLSASWILFGLSLGYDWLKPFFEEEEKEKILAKIRHHADIMYQYKLDTYGHGWSTNYYQNHNWINMTGLAAAGYVLSETCDKAIQYIEEAKKNFSRVFSLLADDGSNYEGVPYWRYGGMWLFVYAHLLKVEEGVDYFHTSNYLKNTFYYRLYQSCGDFEQQMNFGDSHDRHSGHAPCVYYKTAAEYGDGFAQTFGNLVLDEFLMAEAKISKIKPGILPEAVFEFLWYDPGVSEKPLSLLPRVRFFEDLGLLSIREDWSRSSKVLTIKCGCPGGRKQWMNGWDLYRKEGVECLSLSHHHPDNLSYIFARGSEYLTCEDGYNRNIMPDNHNVILVDDRYTDAVDVNDVYVSSARKRLEKDSSYPIEEKYRGEVVCFKLDDSMVIYKGETSGIYPEELGMKEVSRLLFTDQLFFFLFIDVCVSDKEHIYRIISNTDMPAQKQTDHSYYYPMESGGITYTVFSDQEICSNQYTQEVVSVMTTQEPDKLCRSFLNTLSFQSASPVKRQTFIECFTFDGMNTEVSFAGKELHVKHGERDYGLNFGDEMAVVLIEVCSKNGERKSYRIP, from the coding sequence ATGAGCAGTCTTGTATTTATTGGTGATTTAAGGCCTTATAAAGAACAGGCCAAAGGAGTAAGAAAAAAGCAGTATGAAAGACTGCTTTTGCAGGCAGACCGGTATGAGTCATATCAATTGCCTGCACAGCATCCAAAAGAGAGCACCACGTATATGGGGATTGCAATTATGAATCTTGCCCTTGCATACCGCTTAAGCGGAGAGGATAAATATCTGTTTGAAGCAAAGCGGTTTATTGGAGCTGTTTTGTCCTATGAGCAATGGGGAAACGCCCATCTGGTTAATGTGGATTTGTCTGCTTCCTGGATCTTATTTGGACTGTCTTTGGGATACGACTGGCTGAAGCCGTTTTTCGAAGAAGAAGAAAAAGAGAAAATCCTGGCCAAGATCAGGCATCACGCGGATATCATGTATCAGTACAAACTGGATACTTATGGTCACGGCTGGTCAACCAATTATTATCAGAATCACAACTGGATCAATATGACCGGTCTGGCAGCGGCAGGATATGTGCTTTCAGAGACTTGTGACAAGGCCATTCAATATATAGAGGAAGCAAAGAAGAATTTTTCCAGAGTATTTTCGCTCCTAGCAGATGACGGATCAAATTATGAAGGCGTTCCCTATTGGAGATACGGGGGAATGTGGCTCTTTGTATATGCCCATCTCCTTAAGGTAGAAGAAGGCGTGGATTATTTTCATACAAGCAATTATCTGAAGAATACCTTTTATTACCGGTTATATCAATCCTGCGGTGATTTTGAGCAGCAGATGAATTTTGGAGACAGCCATGACCGCCACAGCGGACATGCTCCCTGTGTCTATTATAAGACGGCCGCTGAGTACGGGGATGGCTTTGCCCAGACCTTTGGAAATCTTGTTCTGGATGAATTCCTCATGGCGGAAGCAAAAATAAGTAAAATTAAGCCGGGCATTTTACCGGAGGCTGTATTTGAATTTTTATGGTATGATCCCGGAGTTTCAGAAAAGCCTCTTTCCCTCCTGCCAAGAGTAAGGTTTTTTGAGGATTTAGGCTTGCTGTCCATCAGGGAAGACTGGAGCAGAAGCAGTAAGGTCCTGACCATAAAATGCGGCTGTCCCGGGGGCAGAAAGCAGTGGATGAACGGCTGGGATTTATACCGCAAGGAAGGTGTGGAATGCCTTTCCCTTTCCCACCATCATCCGGACAATCTTTCTTATATTTTCGCAAGGGGAAGTGAATATCTGACCTGCGAAGACGGATATAACCGGAATATCATGCCGGATAACCACAATGTAATTCTGGTAGACGACCGGTATACGGATGCAGTGGATGTCAATGACGTATATGTGAGCAGCGCCAGAAAAAGGCTGGAAAAAGATTCTTCTTATCCCATTGAGGAAAAATACCGGGGAGAAGTGGTTTGCTTTAAGCTGGATGATTCCATGGTCATTTATAAAGGCGAAACCTCCGGGATATATCCGGAAGAACTTGGAATGAAAGAGGTAAGCCGTCTTTTATTTACCGACCAGTTATTCTTTTTTCTGTTCATTGATGTGTGTGTGTCTGATAAGGAGCATATTTACCGTATTATTTCTAATACGGATATGCCGGCACAGAAGCAAACGGATCATTCCTATTATTATCCCATGGAAAGCGGAGGCATCACATATACGGTTTTTTCAGACCAGGAGATCTGTTCAAACCAGTACACCCAGGAGGTTGTCAGTGTTATGACAACCCAGGAGCCGGATAAGCTTTGCAGATCTTTCCTCAATACGCTGTCATTTCAATCGGCTTCTCCTGTAAAAAGGCAGACGTTTATAGAATGCTTTACTTTTGATGGAATGAATACGGAAGTTTCCTTTGCAGGAAAGGAACTTCATGTCAAACACGGAGAAAGAGACTACGGGTTAAACTTTGGAGATGAAATGGCCGTGGTTTTAATAGAGGTTTGCAGCAAGAACGGAGAAAGAAAAAGTTACCGGATTCCGTAA
- a CDS encoding ABC transporter ATP-binding protein: MGKLRFNNISKAYANGFCAVSSFNLEIEDGEFIVLVGPSGCGKSTILRMIAGLEKISDGDLILDDKVINKCPPVERDIAVVFQDYALYGNMTVYDNVGMSLRVRHEKDTVIYDKVQEASGILGIGSLLKRLPGQLSGGQKQRVALARSVVRKPKVFLMDEPLSNLDAKLRTSTRAEIVRLQRELKVTTIYVTHDQTEAMTMADRMVVLKDGVIQQVGTPNEIYYEPCNLFVAGFIGAPQMNFIEGRVEGSRFVFGSHELSFPQKIADALKTYSGRELILGIRPEQFSISHGEDNNTVAGELENKEFLGNCYILYVKIGESVLACQIETLEDKFDHRVNIHFGMEHLYFFDKETTELVMHAKAEEKDE; this comes from the coding sequence ATGGGAAAACTCCGGTTTAATAATATAAGTAAAGCATATGCAAATGGATTTTGTGCGGTCAGCAGCTTCAATTTAGAAATTGAGGATGGAGAATTTATTGTCCTTGTAGGGCCGTCAGGCTGCGGAAAGTCAACCATCCTGCGCATGATTGCCGGACTGGAAAAAATATCGGATGGAGATCTGATTCTGGATGATAAGGTCATTAATAAATGCCCTCCGGTGGAACGGGATATTGCGGTGGTGTTCCAGGACTATGCGCTGTATGGCAATATGACGGTTTATGACAACGTGGGGATGAGCCTGCGGGTCAGACATGAAAAAGACACGGTTATTTATGACAAGGTACAGGAAGCTTCCGGAATATTAGGGATCGGAAGCCTGTTAAAACGCTTGCCAGGACAATTGTCCGGAGGGCAGAAACAAAGAGTGGCTTTGGCCAGATCGGTGGTAAGAAAGCCAAAGGTATTTCTCATGGATGAGCCCCTGTCAAACCTGGATGCAAAGCTTAGAACAAGTACAAGGGCTGAGATTGTAAGGCTTCAGAGAGAACTAAAGGTTACGACCATCTATGTGACTCATGACCAGACGGAGGCCATGACAATGGCAGACCGTATGGTGGTCTTAAAAGACGGGGTGATCCAGCAGGTGGGGACCCCCAATGAAATTTATTATGAGCCCTGCAATTTATTTGTAGCCGGTTTTATTGGAGCGCCTCAGATGAATTTCATCGAAGGCAGGGTTGAAGGCAGCCGGTTTGTATTTGGTTCCCATGAGCTTTCCTTTCCCCAGAAGATTGCGGATGCCTTAAAAACGTATTCCGGCAGGGAGCTCATATTAGGAATCAGGCCGGAGCAGTTTTCCATTTCCCATGGGGAAGATAACAATACGGTTGCAGGAGAGTTGGAGAACAAAGAATTTTTAGGAAACTGCTATATTTTGTATGTAAAAATCGGAGAATCGGTCCTGGCATGCCAGATTGAAACCCTGGAGGACAAATTTGACCATCGGGTCAATATCCACTTTGGAATGGAACATCTCTATTTTTTTGATAAGGAGACAACAGAATTAGTAATGCATGCAAAGGCGGAGGAGAAGGATGAGTAA
- a CDS encoding carbohydrate ABC transporter permease: MERLNRSEKIFKVFSYTMIIIFALLALYPVLYAFSVSISGKVAYESGQIVLLPKEVTFQAYDMVLHNKGFWIAYTNTLFYTVLGTAWSMAISITGAYALQKTKLMFRRQWNFLLVFTMWFSAGMIPLYLNYKTMHVDNRWGMIIAFGVQAYNIILLRNYFSSIPKEIEEAAIMDGANEFQMLGKVYIPMSTASIATVTLFYAISRWNGYYWSRMLLANPYEQPLQVYLRQLIENYQKLYDESPVNLAYSADSLAYAIIICSIIPVLVIYPYIQKYFAKGVNMGGVKG, encoded by the coding sequence ATGGAGCGCTTAAACAGAAGTGAAAAGATATTTAAGGTATTTTCCTATACGATGATCATCATCTTTGCATTGCTTGCCCTGTATCCGGTTTTGTACGCGTTCAGCGTGTCGATCAGCGGAAAGGTGGCGTATGAAAGCGGCCAGATTGTACTCCTGCCAAAGGAAGTGACATTTCAGGCTTACGACATGGTGCTGCACAATAAAGGCTTTTGGATCGCATACACCAATACCCTGTTCTACACCGTACTTGGTACTGCCTGGAGCATGGCCATTTCCATTACAGGTGCTTATGCGCTGCAGAAAACAAAGCTGATGTTCAGAAGGCAGTGGAACTTTTTGCTGGTATTTACCATGTGGTTCAGTGCTGGAATGATTCCCCTGTATTTAAATTATAAGACCATGCACGTGGATAACCGGTGGGGAATGATTATAGCCTTTGGTGTTCAGGCATATAACATCATTCTTCTCAGAAATTATTTCAGCAGCATTCCCAAGGAGATAGAAGAAGCTGCAATCATGGATGGGGCCAATGAGTTCCAGATGCTTGGAAAAGTTTACATACCCATGTCAACAGCCAGCATTGCAACAGTAACCTTGTTTTATGCCATTTCAAGATGGAATGGTTATTACTGGTCAAGGATGCTGCTGGCAAACCCCTATGAGCAGCCGCTGCAGGTATACTTACGGCAGCTGATTGAAAACTATCAAAAATTATACGATGAATCACCGGTCAATCTTGCATATTCCGCAGACAGCCTGGCTTATGCCATCATTATATGCTCGATCATCCCAGTGTTAGTTATTTACCCTTATATTCAAAAGTACTTTGCAAAAGGCGTGAATATGGGGGGAGTAAAAGGATAA
- a CDS encoding ABC transporter permease: METEEVKMRKPQTKKIWKAVRKDWRLYVLLLPLVIWFVLWAYKPMGGLLIAFKRFDPQFGVWGSEFKGIDNFINLVAGVNQVEFWQAFRNTFIISAYSLIFGFPVPIIMALLFAEIGNDTVRKLTQTATYLPHFLSEVTITGIALMLVYSGVRSSGIIASLFQHIGLIEPGMSIMQKSNYFRPLYIMVGIWKESGYNSIVYFAAIMGISPSLYEALKVDGGNKFQEIRFITFPGMAPTLIIMIIMRIGSMLTIGYERVLLLYNANIYVTADVLSTFEQRIGILSGNYGIGAAVSLFNSLIAFALVIGANTISRNISETSLW; the protein is encoded by the coding sequence ATGGAAACGGAAGAAGTTAAGATGCGAAAACCGCAGACAAAAAAGATATGGAAGGCGGTGAGAAAGGATTGGCGTTTGTATGTGCTCCTGCTTCCGCTGGTGATCTGGTTTGTTTTGTGGGCCTATAAGCCAATGGGAGGGCTTCTCATTGCATTTAAGCGGTTTGACCCTCAGTTTGGAGTCTGGGGAAGTGAATTTAAGGGGATCGACAATTTTATCAACCTGGTTGCAGGTGTCAATCAGGTTGAGTTCTGGCAGGCATTCAGAAATACTTTTATCATCAGTGCCTACAGCCTTATATTCGGATTCCCCGTCCCCATTATCATGGCTTTGTTATTTGCTGAAATCGGAAATGATACGGTCAGAAAATTGACGCAGACAGCCACCTATCTGCCTCATTTTCTCTCAGAAGTTACGATTACAGGCATTGCCCTTATGCTGGTATACAGCGGTGTCCGCTCAAGCGGAATCATTGCCTCTTTGTTCCAGCACATAGGACTGATTGAGCCGGGAATGTCCATCATGCAGAAATCCAATTATTTCAGGCCTCTCTATATTATGGTGGGGATCTGGAAGGAAAGCGGATACAATTCCATCGTTTATTTTGCAGCGATTATGGGAATTTCCCCTTCTCTGTACGAGGCGTTAAAAGTAGACGGCGGCAATAAATTTCAGGAAATCCGCTTTATCACATTTCCGGGAATGGCTCCGACTCTGATCATCATGATCATTATGAGGATCGGAAGCATGCTGACCATTGGTTATGAAAGGGTTTTGCTTTTATACAATGCGAACATTTATGTGACAGCAGATGTGCTTTCCACCTTTGAACAAAGAATCGGTATTTTGTCAGGCAATTATGGAATTGGAGCCGCAGTAAGCCTGTTCAATTCACTGATCGCGTTTGCACTGGTGATCGGTGCCAATACGATCAGCAGAAATATATCGGAAACATCCCTGTGGTAG